One stretch of Janibacter limosus DNA includes these proteins:
- a CDS encoding DoxX family membrane protein codes for MSATTAPRSPSHNALATPDISTKGAQRAFLLLRTVFTIAPIVFGLDKFANVLTDWPAYLAPWIDNIVPGDAQQAMYIVGVIEIVAGIVVATRPRWGALLVSAWLIGIIVNLLTYSGFYDVALRDFGLLVAALSLYVLATPDRVTARAATDRGTSA; via the coding sequence ATGAGCGCCACCACCGCACCCCGTTCCCCCTCCCACAACGCCCTCGCCACCCCCGACATCTCGACGAAGGGAGCCCAGCGCGCCTTCCTCCTGCTGCGCACCGTCTTCACCATCGCGCCGATCGTCTTCGGCCTCGACAAGTTCGCCAACGTCCTCACCGACTGGCCCGCCTACCTCGCGCCGTGGATCGACAACATCGTCCCCGGCGACGCCCAGCAGGCGATGTACATCGTCGGCGTCATCGAGATCGTCGCCGGCATCGTCGTCGCGACCCGCCCGCGCTGGGGAGCCCTGCTCGTGTCCGCTTGGCTGATCGGCATCATCGTCAACCTGCTGACCTACAGCGGCTTCTACGACGTGGCCCTGCGCGACTTCGGCCTCCTCGTGGCGGCCCTGTCCCTCTACGTCCTGGCGACCCCGGACCGCGTCACGGCCCGCGCCGCCACCGATCGCGGGACCAGCGCATGA
- a CDS encoding fatty acid--CoA ligase — protein MKSTMQDDQLTIASLVRHATRVHPDSHVVTATADGSRSITYGELGGRVARLAGGLRSLGITGDDRVATFQWNNQEHLEAYLAIPAMGAVLHTLNIRLFPEQLIYVANHAQDKVVIVDDSLVGLLAAQLPHLETVTHVLVAGPDAAGADLDSLRSSGKEVLLYEDVLAQQEETFDWPEVDERDAAAMCYTSGTTGNPKGVVYSHRSAYLHSLAVCTGNVAGLTFADRVLPIVPMFHANAWGLAYAAIMSGASLCMPDRWLQAEPLVRFIRETRPTLSGAVPTVWNDVLTHLDNNPDVQLDSLQRILCGGSAVPVALMKALRERHGLDMVQAWGMTETSPVASVANPPLGVDGEDEWRYKGTAGRLLCGVEGRIVGDDGAVLPRDGVAVGELEVRGPWVTASYYLSDDPESEAKFDNGWLRTGDVGNLDERGYITLTDRAKDVIKSGGEWISSVDLENALMGHPAVLEAAVVGIPDEKWQERPLANIVVREGASVTAAELREFLSSDFAKWQLPEAFAFIDQVPRTSVGKFDKKVLRQRFREGDLSVEQA, from the coding sequence ATGAAGAGCACCATGCAGGACGACCAGCTGACCATCGCCTCCTTGGTGCGCCACGCCACCCGGGTGCACCCCGACTCGCACGTCGTCACGGCCACGGCCGACGGGAGCAGGTCGATCACCTACGGCGAGCTCGGCGGGCGGGTGGCCCGGCTGGCCGGCGGCCTGCGCTCGCTCGGCATCACCGGCGACGACCGGGTCGCGACCTTCCAGTGGAACAACCAGGAGCACCTCGAGGCCTATCTGGCGATCCCCGCGATGGGCGCCGTCCTGCACACCCTCAACATCCGCCTCTTCCCCGAGCAGCTGATCTACGTCGCCAACCATGCACAGGACAAGGTCGTCATCGTCGACGACTCCCTCGTGGGGCTGCTCGCCGCCCAGCTGCCGCACCTCGAGACCGTGACCCACGTTCTCGTCGCCGGGCCGGACGCTGCGGGCGCCGACCTGGACTCCCTTCGCTCCAGCGGCAAGGAGGTCCTGCTCTACGAGGACGTCTTGGCGCAGCAGGAGGAGACCTTCGACTGGCCCGAGGTGGACGAGCGGGACGCGGCGGCCATGTGCTACACGAGCGGGACGACCGGCAACCCCAAGGGGGTCGTCTACAGCCATCGCTCCGCCTACCTGCACTCCCTGGCGGTCTGCACCGGCAATGTCGCGGGGCTGACCTTCGCCGACCGGGTGCTGCCGATCGTGCCGATGTTCCACGCCAACGCGTGGGGCCTGGCCTATGCAGCGATCATGAGCGGCGCCTCGCTGTGCATGCCCGACCGGTGGCTGCAGGCCGAGCCGCTGGTCCGCTTCATCCGCGAGACACGACCGACGCTCTCCGGCGCCGTGCCGACCGTGTGGAACGACGTCCTCACCCACCTCGACAACAACCCGGACGTGCAGCTGGACTCCCTGCAGCGGATCCTGTGCGGCGGGTCCGCGGTGCCCGTCGCGCTGATGAAGGCGCTGCGTGAGCGGCACGGGCTCGACATGGTCCAGGCCTGGGGGATGACCGAGACCTCCCCCGTCGCCTCCGTGGCCAACCCTCCCCTCGGCGTCGACGGGGAGGACGAGTGGCGCTACAAGGGCACGGCCGGTCGGCTCCTGTGCGGGGTCGAGGGCCGAATCGTCGGTGACGACGGCGCGGTCCTGCCGCGCGACGGGGTGGCCGTCGGCGAGCTCGAGGTCCGCGGCCCGTGGGTCACGGCGAGCTACTACCTGTCCGACGACCCCGAGTCGGAGGCGAAGTTCGACAACGGCTGGCTGCGCACCGGTGACGTCGGCAACCTCGACGAGCGTGGGTACATCACGCTCACCGACCGGGCCAAGGACGTCATCAAGTCCGGAGGCGAGTGGATCTCGTCGGTGGACCTCGAGAACGCACTCATGGGGCACCCGGCCGTGCTCGAGGCGGCGGTCGTCGGCATCCCCGACGAGAAGTGGCAGGAGCGTCCCCTCGCCAACATCGTCGTGCGCGAGGGCGCGAGCGTCACCGCTGCCGAGCTGCGGGAGTTCCTGTCCTCTGACTTCGCGAAGTGGCAGCTGCCGGAGGCCTTCGCCTTCATCGACCAGGTCCCGCGCACGTCGGTCGGCAAGTTCGACAAGAAGGTGCTGCGGCAGCGCTTCCGCGAGGGGGACCTGAGCGTGGAGCAGGCCTGA
- a CDS encoding helix-turn-helix transcriptional regulator, with translation MNLRSLASGIGSLSDDTRRELYEYVVGRGEPVSREEAATATGLRPHKANFHLDRLVEEGLLEVEYRRLTGRTGPGAGRPSKLYRRSRQEFALSLPPRRYDLVGDILAASVTRASAGEPLDAALQDSARDHGIEAGQAAPHDDPASIEDLTSALAGQGYEPGEEDGVLELHNCPFDALADRHRALVCGLNESYVQGVADGMGCARADARLEPGDGRCCVRVHRRE, from the coding sequence ATGAACCTTCGCTCCCTCGCCTCCGGCATCGGCTCGCTGTCCGACGACACCCGCCGCGAGCTCTACGAGTACGTCGTGGGCCGGGGCGAGCCGGTGAGCAGGGAGGAGGCGGCCACCGCCACCGGGCTGCGCCCGCACAAGGCCAACTTCCACCTCGACCGCCTCGTCGAGGAGGGACTGCTCGAGGTGGAGTACCGCCGGCTCACCGGCCGCACCGGCCCCGGCGCCGGCCGTCCGAGCAAGCTCTACCGCCGCTCGCGGCAGGAGTTCGCACTCTCGCTGCCGCCGCGCCGCTACGACCTGGTCGGCGACATCCTCGCGGCGTCGGTGACCCGGGCGAGCGCGGGCGAGCCGCTCGACGCGGCACTGCAGGACTCGGCCCGCGACCACGGCATCGAGGCCGGGCAGGCGGCACCCCACGACGACCCGGCGAGCATCGAGGACCTCACCTCGGCCCTCGCCGGCCAGGGGTACGAGCCCGGCGAGGAGGATGGCGTGCTGGAGCTGCACAACTGCCCCTTCGACGCCCTCGCCGACCGACACCGAGCCCTGGTGTGCGGGCTCAACGAGTCCTACGTGCAGGGGGTCGCCGACGGCATGGGGTGCGCGCGGGCGGACGCCCGGCTCGAGCCCGGCGACGGCCGGTGCTGCGTGCGGGTGCACCGGCGGGAGTGA